A genomic stretch from Vibrio neptunius includes:
- the yfbR gene encoding 5'-deoxynucleotidase: MKKSQSTFMAWVTRMPLIKRWALMHCFQEENVSEHSHQVAVIAHLLTVIKNKRYGGNLNPEKAAVTAIYHEISETKLQDINSKTKYHSPEFTAAFKKLEDIAEKECLETLPEDLRNEFSDLLVQKNVDAEYKAIVKAADILSAYIKTLNELRFNNDEFLHVKKGLDPKIKRLITEMPEVKDFMDVFCDSCTTTFDKISG, translated from the coding sequence TTGAAAAAATCACAAAGTACATTCATGGCATGGGTGACACGTATGCCATTAATAAAACGCTGGGCATTAATGCACTGCTTTCAAGAAGAAAATGTTTCAGAACATTCTCATCAGGTTGCGGTAATAGCTCACTTATTAACTGTCATTAAAAACAAACGATATGGCGGTAACTTAAATCCAGAAAAAGCTGCAGTTACCGCCATTTATCATGAAATATCAGAAACAAAACTTCAGGATATAAATTCAAAAACCAAGTACCACAGCCCAGAATTTACAGCAGCATTTAAAAAACTTGAAGATATTGCAGAAAAAGAATGTTTAGAAACATTACCAGAGGATTTACGTAATGAGTTCTCAGATTTACTTGTTCAAAAAAATGTAGACGCTGAATATAAAGCGATTGTAAAAGCAGCAGATATTCTATCAGCTTATATAAAGACTCTAAACGAACTTCGATTTAACAATGATGAATTTTTACATGTCAAAAAAGGACTTGATCCAAAAATTAAAAGACTTATTACTGAAATGCCTGAAGTAAAAGATTTTATGGATGTATTTTGTGATAGTTGCACTACTACGTTTGACAAAATATCAGGATAA